The DNA region ctgtgaAGACAGCCTGAGGCAGTTGGGGTTGctgaaggccaggctggatgaagctttgagcaacctggtctgttttctgctttgtagGGAATTTTCCTCCTCCCACCACTCCAGAAGAGTTGGGAGCTCGAATCCTTATCCAGGAGCGTTATGAAAAGTTTGGGGAAAGTGAAGAGGTGGAAATGGAGGTGGAGTCagatgaagaagatgaaaagcaagagaaaacagatgAGCCCCCGACCCAGTTGGATCAAGATACACAAGTGCAGGATATGGATGAGGTAGGTAGCCAACAGAATCAGCATCACTTTTGCTTCGTGAGATTTGTGACCGGTTTATGGTGCTCTTCATCTTCATTGCAATAAGTTCCTCAGTTTCTTGAGGAAATGAGATTTCTTTGCTTCTGATGGAATTTCAAAACAACCTGTTTCTGCCAAAATGCTGTAATAcgatattattaatattttccgTGACAATACAATTTACAAGAGAAACCTGGGAATTCTGAAACCTAGGGATGTGAATTTGGTATTTCTGTGACTGAGTCTTTTAGGCTTTCTTCTACATTGGAGTCTGGAACATTTGAAGACTGATGAATTTTAGGCTCTTCCTCTAACCACAGTATATTAGCTGTTTTGCTGTTAACAAGGAACAAGGCCATGGTTAACCGTAAGCCCCTGCTTGCCCTGCTGTGGTAATGTGGAAGCTGAGGAGTACTTGCTTCCTTTATTTGGGTCTACTGAATCTTTTAATTCCTGATTACCCTGAGGAATCACTGTAGAATAGATGTCCAGAGGCAAAATAGCTCAGTTGCTTTGAAGCTGCATGATTGCTCCTACCAGTACTACAGAGAAATTCTATGCAGTTCTCACATCTTTTGTGTGGGTGTTTGACTACTGGAactttatgactttttttttcttaagggctcagatgatgaagatgaaagTCAGAAGGTTCCTCCTCCACCAGAAACCCCAATGCCGCCACCTCTTCCTCCAACACCAGACCAGGTCATTGTGCGGAAAGACTACGATCCCAAAGGTAAATCGGGCTGCTGAAGGCCGACTTCATTTCTTACTGTGTAATCACAAAAGCGTTTGTTTCTAGGCCACATCCtctggtggtgtgttttttaatggctgtggttttgtttttccagcctCAAAACCATTGCCGCCTGCCCCAGCTCCGGATGAGTATCTCGTTTCCCCCATCACTGGGGAGAAAATTCCTGCCAGCAAAATGCAAGAACACATGCGGATTGGTCTCCTGGATCCTCGGTGGCTGGAGCAGCGTGATCGATCTATCCGTGAAAAGCAGAGCGACGATGAGGTCTATGCCCCAGGTCAGCTGGAGCGTCTGACAAAGCCTGTAAAACCCACTTCCTAGATCAGTGCTATGAACTTCTTAGCGTGTGTCCTCACTCCCCCTAATTGCCACTGATAAGGACTGTCTTTAATGTAGCTTTCTGTGCTACGTCCTTAGTGTGCTGATTATATGGCTACTTTTTGTCCTTAGTACGTTGAAGCCCTTCTGCAGAATTAAAGGCAAAGAGCATCGGCTGCTGCTGACTGGCCATCAGTTGCAGTCCCTCTCTGAAAAGAACAGCACTAAGCCAATGGGTGCCAAATTGTTTGATGATTTGTTAAAGAGTTGTGACTCTTTGTGATCCTGTTTGACTGGGAATTCTTACCTGAAGTGATATGATTCCTTTTTTCCTGTAGGTTTGGATATCGAAAGCAGCTTGAAGCAGCTGGCAGAACGCCGTACCGATATCTTTGGTGTGGAAGAAACTGCCATTGGTAAAAAGATTGGTGAAGAAGAAATCCAGAAACCAGAGGAAAAGGTAGAGTGGGAACGAGTTCCTGTAGTATTGTGAATGCTCAGAGAGAGGGGTCTTTTGAAGCTTGTTCTTGCTGTAAAACTGGTGTCTTGATCTATTTGTAGCTCTCATCGTGGTCTCTGTGGGCTGGGGTTATTCTGATGTATTTTATCCTGTCAGGTGACCTGGGATGGCCACTCAGGCAGCATGGCCCGCACACAACAGGCTGCTCAGGCCAATATTACTCTTCAAGAGCAAATTGAAGCTATCCATAAGGCCAAGGGACTGGTGCCAGAAGATGACAGCAAGGAGAAGATTGGTCCCAGCAAACCCAACGAaatgccccagcctccccctccTTCATCAGCGTCAAATCCCCCAGCGAGTGCTCAGCCCATCACATCTGTGCCTCGTCCACCCACAGTAAGTGCTTGGGTGTCCGAAAGTAGACAGCTGTGGCTGTAGTTAATTAGAAAGGAGTCCTGACAAAGCTCAAGGGTTATAGCAGGCTACTGGATGGAAGCAGATTTTGGGCGAAGTTAGCGTTTCCAAATGGCTCCTAGGCCTTCAGAGGTTCCCTGTTGACCTTGCtgttaaaagtgaaaataagacAGAAGTGAAATCTCTCATCCTTAGCAGTATCAAAAAGACTTGATCAGCTGTGCTGGGGAAAAACGTGGGTGGTGCCTCCTTGGAGGAAGGAAGCATGGCTAATAAATGCATGGGTGGGGGcctctttttttaatgtaaaaagaCGTGATGcggaaaacaaaagcagtggCAGGTGAGAAATCACAGATGCCTCACAGCCCCAGGTTCCTGTGTACCGGGGGTTCTGCTGTGACCCTGAGAGCTCCTGTTCCAGGATCGCCGTGTGGCTCGTGGCCTGGTTCCTGAGTGGTGAGGGAAGGAAGAACTGCTTGATGTGTTAATGAGGTTTCTGTGCCTGTTTACAGGAAGCTCGGGCTGGCCATACGGTGAGCACGCAGAGGTTCCCAGCAGGTCTTTGCCCAGCAGGAATCCTCAGTGTGTTGCCTTGGTTATTTTAATCAGGACTGCAGACAGCACTGAGATGATCATTGCATGCATCTGCTAAGAAAAATGACCTTCTCTCTCTATCCAGATGCCCCCTCCTGTTCGTGCCGCCGTTGTTTCTGCTGTTCCTGTCATGCCTCGTCCCCCAATGACTTCTGTGGTCCGTTTGCCTCCGGGGTCTGTCATAGCCACCCCTATGCCACCAATAATCCACACCCCACGGATCAACGTTGTCCCCATGCCGCCCTCCGCTCCTCCCATCATGAGCCCCCGCCCGCCTCCCATGATCGTGCCAACAGGTCAGTAACTCAAGCTCTTTCCCGTTAATTGTCAGCCAGCTCCCATCTAGCGTGAGCTTGAGCTTTgattccctttttctttttgtgcctCTGATAATGGTAACTGGGACTGCAAACCACAACTCTCATCTTTAAGGACTTTTCTTGCGTTTAGTAAGACTTAATCTGGCAGCACTGCTTCTGGGCTTCAGTGTCCCCACTCGGTGTCCCTGGGGGTCTGACCAGGTGAACGCTGGGGATCTGTGCTGCTTTCCAACAGGGACCAGAGTAAAGCTGATCTGCCAGCACCTCGCTGGGTGTTACAGCTGGTTAGGGAAGTTGCTGCTGCATGAGGAAGAGCTGTTGTCTGGCTCCATTCCTCATAGTGGCTTCGTAGCGTGAGGTGATTTTAAGTTAAAAAGCACAACATGAAAACGCTTCTTCcgctttgtccttttttttttttctaaattgaaGTGCTGGCACCGCTGCATGCCAAACGGagagcattttcttttctgcaagaTCTGCAGGAAACTCTTACGCTGCTTGTTGTCTTTTCCTGGACTGTTTCCCAATATAAAATAGATCTAATGTTTAAAGTTTGCATGTTGCTGTTGGTTGTGTTAACTTCCTGCGTGTATTGTGGCGtttattttcagccttttttaGTTTGCTGGTAGAGTTTATGTAAGGGATTATCTGCTGTATACTCGGTGGCTGACTGCAGGTTGTGCTTTTCCCCCATCCCGTTTCAGCGTTCGTTCCAGCACCTCCCGTGGCTCCagtcccttccccagccccgaTGCCCCCTGTTCACCCACCACCACCGATGGAGGATGAGCCGGTTTCAAAGAAACTGAAGAGTGAGGACAGCCTGATTCCAGAGGAGGAGTTCCTGCGCAGGAACAAGGTATGTGTGTGGCCTGGCTGCTCGGTCAGGCTCCTCACCCTGCCGGGCTGCTTGCTCAGCCTCCTGTACCCAAAGGGGATGTAAAGTCCACTGAGGACACAGAGGGGAGCTGATGTGCAAGTATTTCATGAGACAGTGATTTTCTGAGAGGGCTTCTTCCTCGTGTTGTACCTGAGTGAGCTGAGCTGCCCTATATTTTATTGGAAAGAGCAGCAGAGCGCTGCACACAGAAGCCTAGTGAGATGGTACTCTTCTGTAATTAAGGGCAGCGAGAAACAGGTTTATAGTAATGTAAAGAAGAGCTAATGCTGATAAGCTTTTAAGCAGAAGACTGCTAAGCTGGAGATGCAAGGAGATTTAATATATCAATGTCAACATGGTAGTATGGTAATGTGACATTCTGTAACGATGTGAACGGGACGTTGGGCTGAATTCCTTCCTGAGCAGTGGCATCAGCTAGGGTTGAATTTGAAGCCCTTTAAGAGGGGAATGCTGTTTTTTCTGGACACTTGCACTGCGGAGCTGCCTCCTGCTTGTGTTCGCTCTGTGATACTCAGAATGCTTGTGATGCTTGGTGAACAGCAGACTAAGGAGGGACTAAGGGGAGAAATCCAagtaaaggttttgttttggtaaCGGCAAACTGACTTTCTCAATATTGAGACAAATAATACTTCTGTGTGTTCACTGAGCAGTCAAGATAAGCGATTAGTATTGGGAAGGTCTATAAATACTTTGTCTGCTGCTCTTATCACAGCCCTGAGCCTCCTTGCCTGTGAGAGACTTTATCTTTGTTTCCTTGCAGGGTCCTGTCACGGTCAAAGTCCAGGTTCCCAACATGCAGGACAAGACGGAATGGAAACTGAACGGCCAAGTGTTGGTGTTCACCCTGCCGCTGTCAGACCAGGTATGTAGCTTATTAACCTGGCCTTTATCCCTTGCTCTTTTGTTGTGGAGCATCTCCGTGTTGAGAGTTGCATGACAGGAGCTATAAAACTGGAAATTCCCCATGCTGTGGCCTCTTGCCAGGCTGTGTGGCTGGGGGTGCAGTGCTGACTGTCTGTATGGTGTGGAAAAAGCCTGAGGAAGCTCTTTAATTCTTCGTAGGTGTCTGTTATAAAGGTTAAGATCCATGAGGCCACGGGGATGCCAGCTGGGAAACAGAAGCTGCAGTACGAGGTGGGTATATGTCCTTCAAACGCTGTTTTTGTTTCGGTGTTTTCTCACACAaatctggtctttttttttttttttttaaagaaaaagttgtgCCCATTGAGGTATTGGGAAGAGCAGAGGGAATGGATTTCCTGTCTGTACAGCACACTTGGTTACAGTGCTGTGTGCTGTTTCAGCAGGACAGGCCTCTAGGAGGTGGCATCAGTGGAATTTCACATCCTCACTATTACAGATGAGGCCTCAAAGCCTTAATATGTTCTCTGAAATCAACCAGTTTTATTGAGGGGGTGGGGCTGGTTGTGATTTTTTGCGTTTAAATACAGCATTTTGCCCCTGCTGTTCTGTCTCACACTCCGGAAGGTTGGGCAAGAATGTCTTGAAACTCTGGGGACTCTGAAAGGATTTTCACCAAAACACTGAAGGGAAAAGAGGTCTCTTGAGACTGGAGCTGTTGTTAAAAAGGAGCAGTGcctttctcatttgttttcagtCATGCATGTGCCCAGGCACAACCTGCTGCCTAAGCAGTGAACTTTGAGCTCTTACCTCCCCAGGAATTTTTCCGTGGGCAGACAGTGTTAACCCttagcaagaaataaaaattatttaaaggataaaaaaggagggggaactAAACAGCTTCATCTGTTCTGGCAACTGACtctttctgtatttgtagagGTGTGTATCGTGTATTGCCAATTCCTACACTTGTGTAATTCCCAGCCTACCCACCTCTTCCCGTGCCAGTCTTGTGAGACTTTGGGACCTCTCCAGGCTTTATCTAAGCCTGCAGTGTTTTGTCATCACTCCAGTTTGAGAGTAGGGCCAGGAAGGCTTTGTCTATGTGGGATTTTGTGGGAAGGGACCATTAAGGTTTCTGCTGTGACCgttgtttatttccttttctcctcagggCATCTTCATCAAGGATTCAAACTCCCTGGCTTATTATAACATGACAAGTGGCTCTCTGATTCACCTGGCACTCAAAGAAAGAGGAGGCAGGAAGAAATAGGAGCCGTGGAGCCCGGAGACGTAACGGCTCCTTTGCCACTTGTGTAGCCCCAACCATTCGAATCCTCCAGCCTTTTAGGGGCCACTGTGACAAGCTGCAGACTGCCTACCAGCTTGTTTGAGAAGAGAGACTGTGAACCCAGTGCTTGGGTGGCTAAAGAGAGGGAGGAGGCTGGTAGAGCCCTGAAAGCTGCGCGAGTGTAGTGAGCTAGTACGTAACTGCAGCGGTCTGTTAGTGATCGATGCTTTGCTAGAGTGCTGGTGTCCAGGTTTGCTGTCTCCCCGGTAAATTCCCCAGAGAAGCCACATTGAGGTCATGCCCAGCTTAGTCTAGATCCATCTTTGAGGGATTTATACTGACCAAGAACATCATCTGTCTGGCCACAGTGGTTGCTGCTTTATTTAACCCTTTTTCTAATTGAAAACTTCTTTCTCAGTGTACTTGCTAAGCcccttgttctttttctgtctcaaatCTATCTGCAAGAGCCTCTTGCACTGACCCTGACTTGGAGTTTTATCTTCTCTCAGTGTAAGTGTGCATGGCTGTCCCTCGCGATAAAGGAGATCCGGGACTGCATGCTCAGCAGCTTCGTGCTTGTTCTGTACAGCCCgtgatttgttttaataaacacGCATCTCGGTGCGAGGTCCCATTTGTGGCAGCTCTCGTTCTTGGGGGGGTTCGGGCTTTTTAGGTGGAGGTGGGCCTGACTTCATAGCTCTCCGGTCCTGGATGGGTTGTGGGGAAGTGCACTGGTCTTTAAAATCAGTTATTTTATCCTAGGAAAGGCTTCAAGAAAAGGGTTTTGTTAAATTTTTTCTCAGTGCTACCCGTGTGTTCCCAACCATAACACACACTTGTGTACACACGTTTGTGTAGGGGTATAGCGAGGTGGTTTTGAGCTTAAATCTCATTAGTGGGAATTTTCTTGGGAGGGTATTTCACACTACCATGCAGTTTGCATCTCCTGGTTCCGGAGAGCATTCAGATCCGCAGAACAGATCATTCCCTTATCTTTCTCGAAGCTATCAGGCAGTTCGAAGCGCCCACAACCCCAGCACAGCGAGGCCAGGTTAAGCTTTGGGCAGGTAATGAGGTGGCCGAGGAAGGTGGGCTGTCTGCTGCTTCCCCTTGCAGCCAcgggtttgttttgctttcttttgtgcGGCGTCCAGGCATCACAGAAGGATCCTGTTTACCTTATTTTGTGCTCTGGGGGACGGAGAGATGAATCAGGAGCGAAGAGACGACATCCTACGGCCTCCTGTGTGCTCATGGTGGGGCAGGCAGCCGAGGAAGCTGCAGGGAAGGTGCCTGGCACGGGCCCAGcccaggtggctgctgcttctcctgctccagctgccgCAGCTGCCAGGTGCCCACGTGTCTGCGAgcgcagccccgctcccctcgAGCCGCAGGATGCCGAATTAAATCGCTTCTCTGCAGGTGTGGGCAGGCTGTTTGGGTGTACGGAGGATGTGCAGGAAGGCAGGCTCATGGCTTTCCCCTTAATTCTAAAAACCAGACAATGATAGTGGGGTAGGGTTGGGACAACAGGAACGACGTTTtcatggggaaaacaaaacgGGGGGCAGAGCTTGGAGCCACTGCAGTGGAGGTTCGCTAAAGCAGCGTGCGAGTAGCTCGCTGGCAgtgctgttttccagagctgctaAAAACTGCAGAGAAAGCTCTGAAATGGAGAAGTCACATTTCTGCACCCTGCGTAGGACAGGACTGTATTTAAGGTCACgcagctctttttcttttttttttttttcccctcctctggcTGCACCCACTGGTGCTGTGAGCAGCCACGGTGCTTGTGCAAGAAGAACCCGGCCGCCCTGCCCAGCCCGGGGCCGTTCCTCGATGGTTCCCGCTGGACTCTGCGCTGACATTTCCAGCCTCCGCCGCAGCCAAGCCCCGTTTCTCAGCCTGGCAGGGCCGAGCACCCAGCCCCACGCTCCTGCAGGAAAACACCCGCCCGGAGAGCTGGAAATAGCTCCGGTggagccctgccagcagcgCTTCCATCTCAATATTACAGATAAACGTCGGAGCAGCCCGTCCGTGTGTATCTCCTACAAAACAACTGTTATCAGAGCTTCTCACTCTGCTGCTGAGGACCCGCagatttttttggaaaaaaatcaggatagGGCTTGGGGGCTGCCTGCCCCAATCCCTGTGCTCTGGGTTCCTCAATAGCTCGCCCACCGCATTTCCCCTTTTAGGAGGGGTCTCGATTCGAACAAATTTCGGCTGTTTTTGCAGAGGGTGGTGGCACAGCGAGCCGGGGactcccctcctgctgcagcccagggctgggccGGGCCCTGCCGCGTGttttgtgctgtatttttaGCCAGGGCCAGGCCAGTTCCACCAGTACGGGCTGCTGGCGGCAGCACCCTGTGGGTTTGGCAGCCGGCGGGGAAGCCGCGGGGTCTGGacgcagagctgcctgcagggagccaggccccagccctGGGTTTTTTGGGGGAGATGCTTCTCCCTGTGCTTTGGGGTCAGGCAccactccctgcagcccctttgGCGCTGGGCTTCGATGCCTGCCACGCGTGTTGCCCATCCCAGTTCCCTCCAGTTCCTCCCAGTTCCATCCCAGCGCCCCCCTAGTCCCATCCCAGTTCCACCCTATCCCCCTCCCAGTTTCCCCTGGTGCCCCCTGGTCCCATCCCAGTTCCTCAcagttccctcccagtgctccccaaCATCCCCCAATTCCACTCAGTCCTCTCCAGTTCCTCCCAGTaccatcccagtgccccccagttcctcccagtcccatcccagttccctcccagcGCTCCCCAGAGCCCTACAGCCTCATCCCAGTGttccccagtcccatcccagcacCCTCCAATTCCActcagtccctcccagtcccgtcccagtgccccccagttcctcccagtcgcatcccagtatcccccaatgccccccagtcccatcccagtgccccccaatTCCACTCagttccccccagccccatcccagttcctcccagtcTCCCCCAGTTCCCCCCCAGCGGAATCCCAGTATCCCATAGTTCCCCCCAACCCAATCCCAGTCCCCCCCCAGTctcccccagtccctcccagtccccccacGCAGCCCCGCCCTCCCCTACCACTACCGGGCGGGCAGGCGGAAGGAGGCGGGGCCCTCTCCTTGACTGacacctccctccccacctcccacccAATCCCTACGCGGGGAGGGCGGGctctcccacctccctcccctcccattggctccctcctccctccctccctccgctCCACCCAATGGCGTGGCGGCACCGGGGCGGCACCGggaggagcggcggcggcgggcggagAAGGGACGGAGGGAGGGAGCGAGGTGGGGGGGGGCCGCGCCCGCCGCCGTGGCCGCGGCATGGaggggcggcggcggagccGCTGAACGAGCCGCGGCGCCATGGCCAAGAGCCGCGGGGGCGGCGGGCCCGGCTCGCCGGGGAGCACCCGCGGCTTGGGGGGGACCCGCGAGAGCCTGGCGGAGGCGGGCGGCGACGAGCTCAGCTCGCTGGGCTCCGACTCGGAGGTcaacggcggcggcggcggcggccccgagGAGCGGCGCGTCGATAAATTCGGCTTCATCGTGGGCAGCCGCAGCGCCGAGGGGCCGTGAGTGGGGAacgggcaccgggagggggagggaagggagaaaagggaggggaggggagcggggggggggcggctccgggCCCCTCCTCACCTTCAAGAGCCCGGTACCGGCCCCCCGGGGagcgccccccacccccccggtgcttcctccccttcctccccctcctcctcctcctcctcctcctcctcagccctCGGGGGCGGCCTCCCGGCCTCCTCCGCCGGCCCCGGTAGGAGGAAGCGGGGCTGCGGCCGGcaccgccccggccccggggcctGAGCACggcgcctcctcctcctcctccttcatcctcctcctcctcctcctcctcctcctcttcctccccggGGGGGTTGCAGCAGCGCTCCCCGGGCCCGGCCTCCCCCCTACCGGGCACCCTGGGCCCGATCCAGCGCGGCCTCGAGGgtcccattcccccccccccctccatctccttcccTGGGGAGGGCCCAGCCGTGGGGTTGTGCCCCCCATTTTGGCTCTACCCCCCCTCATGGGGTGTCCCCCGCCACCCCAAAGGTGCCCGGTCCCCGCTCGGTGCCCGCTGCCGTGCGGCCGTCAGCTGGTGACAGCTTCCAGCCCGTGCTGGCGGGGCTCCAGCAGGCCTGGGGCCAGCCCCAGGATCCAGTGTCCGGCTCCCTCCGGCTTCCCACGCTTCGCCGAGCCCCCTCCGGGCTCCCCCGGCTCGGGGCCAGCGTCCCCTCGGCTCCCCGGGTCCCCACGCCGGTGGCCGAGCCGGCCATGGGGACGATGCGGTGGTCGCCCTTGGTCGAGCTGCTCGCATCAGAGATGCTCAAAACCAAGCGTTTGGCCCCATCTGACCCACGGGTGGGAATTTGTAGGGCAGGGCCGGGAGCTTGGCTcggccaggagctgctcctctgcccgccttggggctgggggcagcacgaAGCCACCCGGTGCCACCGCCACCACCCCTCTCCCAGCTCGGATGTAGCCCCCCGGGGGTGAAATAGGGATGCCCATCCCGGCTGGGCGCTGCTGGAAAACGCTCCCCTCTTTTTGGGGTGGCTGGGGATGTGTGGGTTAATAGGGACAGGTGGGCTCCGTGGTGGGTACGGGGCTTGGGGCCGCGCTCACCCGCCTCGTCCCTTCGCCCCGCAGGCTGGAGGAGGTGCCCCTGGAGGTGCTGCGGCAGCGCGAGTCCAAGTGGCTGGACATGCTCAACAACTGGGACAAGTGGATGGCCAAAAAGCACAAGAAGGTGGGTGACCCCAGGACAGCAGCGTCCCCCCAAAGCCTTGGGGCACGTCCCCGAGTCCCCCGCAGGAGGACGGCCGCGGTGCTTTTAGGTGATGCTGTTTTGGGGCTGCCCCAGCTGGCTGCCGCTGCGCACGGCTGCTCCCTGCCGGCTTCCGAGGGCTCGTTTGGCTGCGTGCAGGCAGCCCTGGGAATTGTTAGGTCATGGAAACTTCTGCTCCCGGCATCTCGCAgacccaaaaaagaaaaaaaaaaaacaaaaaaaggctgTGGGGAGGAAATAGTTGAGCCTGATGTGGCCTGCGAGCCGGGGGCTGGTTGGAAGGCTGATGGTGGTGTGGGCTCGGTGGCCACGGTGCCACacggggctgtgctggtgcctCGGTGCTCCCTGACCTCCCGAGGCTGCGAATGGGATGAAACAAGCCCTGAGCTGATTCTGCTCGTCTGACAGAGTGGCGAGGCTGCTGGCGGCCCGAgggctgcctcctcccccccctGCCCGCTGGCACGGCCTCCTGGCACCGCTCCGCGTGCCGTGCCCCCGCTGGAGCTGCCCGCGGCGCTCCCCGAGCAGCGCTCGGTGCCTGGTGACCGACAGAGGAATCCCTCATCCTCTTCTTGGCTGCTTGCGAAGGATTTCTGAGAGCTTTTCGGGTCGCAGCAGGCGGGCGCTTTGTCCCGAGGGTGGTTTTGCGCCGCTCTCCGCGTGATTTCCAGGGCGCGGGTGAGCGCCCCGGCAGCCGCgctgctggtggaggagctcCCTCGTGCTGGGGCCGA from Anas platyrhynchos isolate ZD024472 breed Pekin duck chromosome 16, IASCAAS_PekinDuck_T2T, whole genome shotgun sequence includes:
- the SF3A1 gene encoding splicing factor 3A subunit 1, which encodes MPAGPVQAGPPAQPAPPAESKPPEEEPKEEAAPAKPVVGIIYPPPEVRNIVDKTASFVARNGPEFEARIRQNEINNPKFNFLNPNDPYHAYYRHKVSEFKEGKAQEPSAAIPKVMQQQQTAQQQLPQKVQAQVIQETVVPKEPPPEFEFIADPPSISAFDLDVVKLTAQFVARNGRQFLTQLMQKEQRNYQFDFLRPQHSLFNYFTKLVEQYTKILIPPKGLLIKLKKEAENPKEVLDQVYYRVEWAKFQERERKKEEEEKEKERVAYAQIDWHDFVVVETVDFQPNEQGNFPPPTTPEELGARILIQERYEKFGESEEVEMEVESDEEDEKQEKTDEPPTQLDQDTQVQDMDEGSDDEDESQKVPPPPETPMPPPLPPTPDQVIVRKDYDPKASKPLPPAPAPDEYLVSPITGEKIPASKMQEHMRIGLLDPRWLEQRDRSIREKQSDDEVYAPGLDIESSLKQLAERRTDIFGVEETAIGKKIGEEEIQKPEEKVTWDGHSGSMARTQQAAQANITLQEQIEAIHKAKGLVPEDDSKEKIGPSKPNEMPQPPPPSSASNPPASAQPITSVPRPPTMPPPVRAAVVSAVPVMPRPPMTSVVRLPPGSVIATPMPPIIHTPRINVVPMPPSAPPIMSPRPPPMIVPTAFVPAPPVAPVPSPAPMPPVHPPPPMEDEPVSKKLKSEDSLIPEEEFLRRNKGPVTVKVQVPNMQDKTEWKLNGQVLVFTLPLSDQVSVIKVKIHEATGMPAGKQKLQYEGIFIKDSNSLAYYNMTSGSLIHLALKERGGRKK